A portion of the Krasilnikovia cinnamomea genome contains these proteins:
- the ppk2 gene encoding polyphosphate kinase 2: MGKHKHAKEHRGDGQVLLAERDGAPPRPDQPDAKPRMKEKEYQRELRGLHGELVALQEWVKDTGAKVCVLFEGRDTAGKGGTIKAITERVSPRVFRVVALPAPSERERSQMFLQRYVPHLPGAGDVVIFDRSWYNRAGVERVMGFCTERQAQQFLQAAPEVERAIVDSGVILLKYWLEVSPEEQTRRLESRINDPRKVWKLSDLDLMSYSRWYDYSRARDAMFEATDTTWAPWFVAYTDDKKRGRLNIISHLLANVPYRPLPPHEVTLPKRQKPDGYTEPDLRVRHIPTPY, encoded by the coding sequence ATGGGGAAGCACAAGCACGCGAAGGAGCACCGGGGGGACGGCCAGGTGCTGCTGGCGGAGCGCGACGGCGCCCCGCCACGGCCGGACCAGCCGGACGCCAAGCCCCGGATGAAGGAGAAGGAGTACCAGCGGGAGCTGCGCGGCCTGCACGGCGAACTGGTCGCGCTGCAGGAGTGGGTGAAGGACACCGGCGCGAAGGTGTGTGTGCTGTTCGAGGGCCGCGACACGGCGGGCAAGGGCGGCACGATCAAGGCGATCACGGAACGGGTGAGCCCGCGCGTCTTCCGGGTCGTCGCGCTGCCCGCACCCAGCGAGCGGGAACGCTCGCAGATGTTCCTGCAACGGTACGTGCCGCACCTGCCCGGCGCGGGCGACGTCGTCATCTTCGACCGCAGCTGGTACAACCGCGCCGGGGTGGAGCGGGTCATGGGCTTCTGCACCGAGCGGCAGGCCCAGCAGTTCCTGCAGGCGGCCCCCGAGGTGGAGCGGGCCATCGTGGACTCGGGGGTCATCCTGCTCAAGTACTGGCTGGAGGTCAGCCCCGAGGAGCAGACGCGGCGGCTGGAGAGCCGGATCAACGACCCGCGCAAGGTGTGGAAACTGTCCGACCTGGACCTGATGTCCTACAGCCGGTGGTACGACTACTCGCGGGCCCGCGACGCGATGTTCGAGGCCACGGACACCACGTGGGCGCCGTGGTTCGTGGCGTACACCGACGACAAGAAGCGCGGGCGGCTCAACATCATCTCGCACCTCTTGGCGAACGTGCCGTACCGGCCGCTGCCGCCGCACGAGGTGACCCTCCCGAAGCGGCAGAAGCCGGACGGCTACACGGAACCCGACCTGCGGGTCCGGCACATCCCGACGCCGTACTGA
- a CDS encoding DUF1269 domain-containing protein, whose translation MTAFTVWKFDDPDGADRAVRLLRDAEADGLVKIDDHAVIRWPAGQQHPDTKHGHEETWKGVGWGAVLGLLVGTLFFIPVMGGLAGAALGALAKATEDAGITKEQLERIRNEVTEGTSALFILTEQGNLDRLGERMRGWHSTLIATNLTDGEREILLQVFGGA comes from the coding sequence ATGACTGCCTTCACTGTGTGGAAGTTCGATGATCCGGACGGCGCCGACCGGGCGGTCCGGTTGCTGCGCGATGCCGAGGCGGACGGGCTGGTCAAGATCGACGACCATGCGGTCATCCGGTGGCCCGCCGGGCAGCAGCACCCGGACACCAAGCACGGCCACGAGGAGACCTGGAAGGGGGTCGGCTGGGGGGCGGTGCTGGGGCTGCTGGTCGGCACCCTGTTCTTCATCCCGGTGATGGGTGGGCTGGCGGGCGCCGCCCTCGGCGCACTCGCCAAGGCCACCGAGGACGCCGGGATCACCAAGGAGCAACTGGAAAGGATCCGCAACGAGGTGACCGAGGGGACCTCCGCCCTGTTCATCCTCACCGAGCAGGGCAACCTCGACCGCCTCGGTGAGCGCATGCGGGGCTGGCACAGCACCCTGATCGCCACGAACCTCACCGACGGCGAGCGCGAGATTCTGCTGCAGGTGTTCGGCGGCGCGTGA
- a CDS encoding threonine/serine ThrE exporter family protein, with protein sequence MIPPDYASRTDGGPDPHELLEFLLYLGSGLTAAGEAVNRIEDRLRRVAAAYGATRLRVSVLPTYLVIALEPGQPAALEPTPQLRGTLRLNQTAALYDVLKAAERAEVVPAEGARRVWEILAMAPRFNRTVIIFGHLTLTAGICMLLRPTLSDLLLAAAFGALVGALKVFGGRWTSAQILMPVVASFGVAALTLVLASAGWVDVEARAMIAPLVTFLPGAVLTMGVVEMSAAQLVTGASRLVAGSLQLVLLAFGLLAAVQLVGLPRPDAVAAASEYRLGAWAPWAGVFLVGVGNYLYRSAPPRSFGWLCLVLYSAWVGRHLGEQVSPGYLGSFTGALLMTMVAYLVERRPSGPPALVSFLPAFWLLVPGGVSLIGVTEYMTRGADAATPDLIGATGTIMAIALGVLCGYPMYRRLGAG encoded by the coding sequence GTGATCCCTCCGGACTACGCCTCCCGCACCGACGGCGGCCCGGACCCGCATGAGCTGCTGGAGTTCCTGCTGTACCTGGGCAGTGGCCTCACGGCCGCCGGTGAGGCCGTCAACCGGATCGAGGACCGGCTGCGCCGGGTCGCCGCCGCGTACGGCGCGACCCGGCTGCGGGTCAGTGTGCTGCCGACGTACCTCGTGATCGCGCTGGAGCCGGGACAGCCCGCCGCCCTGGAGCCGACCCCCCAGCTGCGTGGAACGCTGCGCCTCAACCAGACCGCGGCGTTGTACGACGTGCTCAAGGCCGCCGAGCGTGCCGAGGTGGTTCCGGCCGAGGGGGCCCGGCGGGTCTGGGAGATCCTGGCCATGGCGCCGCGCTTCAACCGTACGGTGATCATCTTCGGACACCTGACCCTGACGGCGGGCATCTGCATGCTGCTGCGCCCGACGCTGAGCGACCTGCTGCTGGCAGCGGCGTTCGGCGCCCTGGTGGGCGCGCTCAAGGTGTTCGGCGGGCGCTGGACGAGCGCGCAGATCCTCATGCCGGTGGTCGCGTCCTTCGGCGTCGCGGCACTCACCCTGGTGCTGGCCAGCGCGGGCTGGGTCGACGTGGAGGCCCGCGCGATGATCGCCCCGCTGGTGACCTTCCTGCCCGGCGCGGTGCTGACGATGGGGGTCGTCGAGATGTCCGCGGCCCAGCTCGTGACGGGGGCCAGCCGGCTCGTGGCCGGGAGCCTGCAACTGGTGCTGCTGGCCTTCGGCCTGCTCGCCGCGGTCCAGCTCGTGGGGCTGCCCCGGCCGGACGCCGTGGCCGCCGCCAGCGAGTACCGGCTCGGCGCGTGGGCGCCCTGGGCCGGGGTGTTCCTGGTCGGGGTCGGCAACTACCTGTACCGGTCGGCGCCGCCGCGCTCCTTCGGCTGGCTCTGTCTGGTCCTGTACTCCGCGTGGGTCGGCCGCCACCTGGGCGAGCAGGTCTCCCCCGGGTACCTGGGCAGCTTCACCGGCGCCCTGCTGATGACCATGGTGGCGTACCTGGTGGAGCGGCGGCCGTCGGGCCCGCCCGCGCTGGTCTCCTTCCTGCCGGCCTTCTGGCTGCTGGTGCCCGGCGGGGTGAGCCTCATCGGGGTCACCGAGTACATGACGCGCGGCGCCGACGCCGCCACGCCGGACCTGATCGGCGCCACGGGCACGATCATGGCCATCGCCCTCGGGGTGCTCTGCGGCTACCCGATGTACCGCCGCCTGGGGGCAGGCTGA
- a CDS encoding ScyD/ScyE family protein, translating into MVNHPRRWLTVLMAAATVAVIASPAPASPRASGAPAIRIDVLATGLDNPRGLALGPGGLILVTEAGRAGVGPCVIGGAGAEFCLSATGAVTAIQHGRQSRIVTGLPSLGTRDASEVLGPHDIAYTSAGLLVTLGLGTDPARRASLGRAGALTGQIVRLTKYGPRRFADLAAFERVNNPDQGQPGTGPDSNPYGLAPAPGGVVATDAGGNDLLRIDRKGRISTLAVFPVRPTPGPGGAEIPMHFVPTTVVRGPDGAYYVGQLTGFPFPVGGAKVWRVVPGAAPTVYASGFTNIIDIAFDRRGRLIVLEITKNGLLSGSPAGALTRVERNGTHTELASAGLVTPTSVAVGADGSFYVSNKGTLVGVGEVLRIRTSK; encoded by the coding sequence ATGGTGAATCATCCCCGCCGCTGGCTGACCGTCCTGATGGCGGCGGCGACGGTCGCCGTGATTGCCAGCCCGGCACCGGCCTCCCCCCGCGCGTCCGGCGCACCCGCCATCAGGATCGACGTGCTGGCGACCGGCCTCGACAACCCGCGTGGCCTCGCGCTCGGACCCGGCGGACTGATCCTGGTGACCGAGGCCGGCCGAGCCGGCGTCGGCCCGTGTGTCATCGGCGGGGCCGGCGCGGAATTCTGCCTGAGCGCCACCGGCGCCGTCACCGCGATCCAGCACGGCCGGCAGAGCCGAATCGTCACCGGCCTGCCGTCGCTCGGCACCCGGGACGCGAGCGAGGTGCTCGGGCCGCACGACATCGCCTACACCTCGGCCGGGCTCCTCGTCACGCTCGGCTTGGGCACCGACCCGGCCCGGCGTGCCAGCCTGGGCCGAGCCGGCGCGCTCACCGGCCAGATCGTCCGGTTGACGAAGTACGGCCCGCGCCGGTTCGCCGACCTCGCCGCCTTCGAGCGGGTCAACAACCCCGACCAGGGTCAGCCCGGCACCGGCCCGGACAGCAATCCGTACGGGCTGGCCCCGGCCCCCGGCGGCGTGGTGGCCACCGACGCGGGCGGCAACGACCTGCTCCGGATCGACCGCAAGGGCCGGATCTCCACGCTGGCCGTCTTCCCGGTCCGGCCGACGCCCGGCCCCGGGGGCGCCGAGATCCCCATGCACTTCGTACCGACCACCGTGGTTCGCGGCCCGGACGGGGCCTACTACGTCGGCCAGCTCACCGGATTCCCGTTCCCGGTCGGCGGCGCGAAGGTCTGGCGGGTGGTGCCCGGTGCCGCACCCACCGTGTACGCCAGCGGCTTCACCAACATCATTGACATCGCGTTCGATCGGCGCGGCCGGCTGATCGTGCTGGAGATCACCAAGAACGGGCTGCTGTCCGGAAGCCCGGCCGGCGCGCTGACCCGGGTCGAGCGCAACGGCACACACACCGAACTGGCCAGCGCCGGCCTGGTCACGCCGACCTCGGTCGCGGTCGGCGCGGACGGCTCGTTCTACGTGTCCAACAAGGGCACTCTCGTCGGTGTCGGAGAGGTGTTGCGGATCCGTACCTCGAAGTGA
- a CDS encoding TROVE domain-containing protein — MSKFNLKGLMPKRGRGPLTAEATPSGVTYEGGAGYARDAKSELFLLAVTNLVGEDTFYEKAGDRDRRYADLVRRVAVDDPEWTARFLRWLRGGANLRSASLVGALEAAKALREAGVPGGRAIVDSVLQRPDEPGEALAYWMTTHGRAVPKPVKRGIADAAARLYSERSLLKYDTASHAFRFGDVLDLTHPSPAADKPWQGALFGYALERRHGRDTTPPARLATLVANAELRDAAAADPAALLADGALARAGMTWEDVLSLAGSTMAKDRLWTALIPGMGYMALLRNLRNFDEAGVSDEVAERVCARLADPAEVARSRQFPFRFLAAYEQAPSLRWGHALDRALQLSLANLPALPGRSLILVDTSASMSSGGFSKRSTMSPVKAAAVFGVALAARGERVDLHGFADGVFRHDVRAGASVIREVDRFVRRVGEVGHGTRIADSVRATLRGHDRVFVISDMQTFAPGYGTGDVTEVVPRGTPLYGFTLGGYRRTAFDAGTPNRIEFGGLTDATFRIVPLIEAGRNADWPF; from the coding sequence ATGTCCAAGTTCAACCTCAAGGGCCTGATGCCCAAGCGCGGCCGCGGTCCGCTCACGGCCGAGGCGACTCCCTCCGGCGTCACGTACGAGGGCGGCGCGGGCTACGCCCGCGACGCGAAGAGCGAGCTGTTCCTGCTGGCCGTGACGAACCTCGTCGGCGAGGACACGTTCTACGAGAAGGCCGGCGACCGCGACCGGCGCTACGCCGACCTGGTACGCCGGGTCGCCGTGGACGATCCGGAGTGGACCGCCCGGTTCCTGCGCTGGCTGCGCGGCGGCGCCAACCTGCGCTCGGCGTCGCTGGTCGGCGCGCTGGAGGCGGCGAAGGCACTGCGGGAGGCGGGCGTGCCCGGCGGCCGGGCCATCGTCGACTCGGTGCTGCAGCGGCCCGACGAGCCGGGTGAGGCGCTCGCGTACTGGATGACCACGCACGGCCGCGCGGTGCCCAAGCCGGTCAAGCGCGGCATCGCCGACGCGGCGGCCCGGCTGTACTCGGAGCGGTCGCTGCTGAAGTACGACACGGCCTCGCACGCGTTCCGCTTCGGCGACGTCCTCGACCTGACCCACCCGTCGCCCGCGGCCGACAAGCCGTGGCAGGGTGCCCTGTTCGGGTACGCGCTGGAGCGCCGCCACGGCCGGGACACCACGCCGCCCGCGCGGCTGGCGACCCTGGTCGCCAACGCGGAGCTGCGGGACGCGGCGGCCGCCGACCCGGCGGCGCTGCTGGCCGACGGCGCGCTCGCCCGGGCGGGCATGACCTGGGAGGACGTGCTCTCGCTGGCGGGTTCGACCATGGCCAAGGACCGGCTGTGGACGGCACTGATCCCGGGCATGGGTTACATGGCGCTGCTGCGTAACCTGCGCAACTTCGACGAGGCCGGGGTGAGCGACGAGGTGGCCGAGCGGGTCTGCGCGCGGTTGGCCGACCCGGCGGAGGTGGCCCGGTCCCGGCAGTTCCCGTTCCGGTTCCTCGCCGCGTACGAGCAGGCTCCGTCGCTGCGGTGGGGGCACGCGCTGGACCGGGCGTTGCAGCTGTCGCTGGCGAACCTGCCCGCGCTGCCGGGCCGGTCGCTGATCCTCGTCGACACGTCGGCGTCGATGTCGTCGGGCGGCTTCTCGAAGCGGTCCACGATGAGTCCGGTCAAGGCGGCCGCGGTGTTCGGCGTGGCCCTGGCGGCCCGGGGCGAGCGGGTCGACCTGCACGGCTTCGCCGACGGCGTGTTCCGGCACGACGTGCGCGCGGGCGCCTCGGTGATCCGCGAGGTGGACCGGTTCGTGCGCCGGGTCGGCGAGGTGGGTCACGGCACCCGCATCGCGGATTCGGTGCGGGCGACGCTGCGCGGGCACGACCGCGTGTTCGTCATCTCGGACATGCAGACGTTCGCGCCGGGCTACGGCACGGGCGACGTGACCGAGGTGGTGCCGCGCGGCACGCCGCTGTACGGCTTCACCCTCGGCGGCTACCGGCGTACCGCGTTCGACGCGGGCACGCCGAACCGGATCGAGTTCGGCGGGCTGACGGACGCGACGTTCCGGATCGTCCCGCTCATCGAGGCGGGCCGTAACGCCGACTGGCCGTTCTGA
- a CDS encoding DUF4190 domain-containing protein, which produces MTQPFPQPDPAQPPYPAPHAPQADGSYPGSPQQPYGGAPPFGMAPAGPYPGYPPPPPAGTNGFAIASLVFGVIGGVLFSTIFGIIALSQIRRRGQSGRGLAIGGLVASGCWVLVIGALVTIGIVFGDTGGRRSADADGGTGPVSVTRLHTGDCVGKVPGDNGTTIEDVPVVPCALPHEGEVFAVFDLPAGPWPGQRQVETQAEKRCQDELDKYLKTPDDKLESYSLLPLRESWEDDRGVTCVVTGPTQLTGSLRK; this is translated from the coding sequence GTGACCCAGCCGTTCCCGCAGCCAGACCCGGCACAGCCTCCGTACCCGGCGCCGCACGCACCACAGGCCGATGGGTCATACCCCGGCTCCCCGCAGCAGCCCTACGGTGGTGCCCCGCCCTTCGGCATGGCGCCCGCCGGGCCGTACCCGGGCTATCCGCCCCCGCCACCGGCCGGGACCAACGGCTTCGCGATCGCCTCGCTGGTCTTCGGCGTCATCGGTGGCGTGCTGTTCAGCACGATCTTCGGCATCATCGCCCTGAGCCAGATCCGGCGGCGCGGGCAGAGCGGGCGCGGCCTGGCGATCGGTGGCCTCGTCGCCTCCGGCTGCTGGGTCCTGGTGATCGGCGCCCTCGTGACCATCGGGATCGTCTTCGGCGACACCGGTGGCCGGCGGTCCGCCGACGCCGACGGCGGCACGGGTCCCGTCTCCGTCACGCGGCTGCACACGGGCGACTGCGTGGGCAAGGTCCCAGGCGATAACGGCACCACGATCGAGGACGTACCGGTGGTGCCGTGCGCCCTGCCCCACGAGGGGGAGGTGTTCGCCGTCTTCGACCTGCCGGCGGGTCCGTGGCCGGGCCAGCGGCAGGTCGAGACGCAGGCCGAGAAGCGCTGCCAGGACGAGCTGGACAAGTACCTCAAGACCCCGGACGACAAGCTGGAGAGCTACTCGCTGCTGCCGCTGCGCGAGTCCTGGGAGGACGACCGCGGGGTCACCTGCGTCGTCACCGGGCCGACCCAGCTGACCGGATCGCTGCGCAAATGA
- a CDS encoding hemerythrin domain-containing protein, whose protein sequence is MTTSPNHEDVIDVLTADHREVTALIGEIWTITDPMMRRDLTDTAISELVRHAVAEEMYVYPAMRKYLADGEKAVEHDIEEHKDLERVMKQLEDADVSGPEFEEELRRLEALLADHVQDEEAEQFPELRRVVPADELRELAGKVETAKKLAPTRPHPSAPNSELFHKLVGPGVGLVDRLRDKLTGRATG, encoded by the coding sequence ATGACGACGAGCCCGAACCACGAGGATGTCATCGATGTTCTGACCGCCGACCACCGGGAGGTCACCGCCCTGATCGGCGAGATCTGGACGATCACCGATCCGATGATGCGGCGCGACCTGACCGACACGGCCATCAGCGAGCTGGTGCGCCACGCCGTCGCCGAGGAGATGTACGTCTACCCGGCCATGCGCAAGTACCTGGCGGACGGGGAGAAGGCCGTCGAGCACGACATCGAGGAACACAAGGATCTCGAGCGCGTGATGAAGCAGCTCGAAGACGCCGACGTGTCCGGCCCGGAGTTCGAGGAGGAGCTGCGGCGGCTGGAGGCGCTGCTGGCGGACCACGTCCAGGACGAGGAGGCGGAGCAGTTCCCGGAGCTGCGCCGCGTCGTGCCCGCGGACGAGCTGCGCGAGCTCGCCGGCAAGGTGGAAACCGCCAAGAAGCTGGCGCCGACCCGGCCCCATCCCAGCGCCCCGAACAGCGAGCTGTTCCACAAGCTCGTCGGTCCCGGCGTCGGGCTGGTCGACCGGCTGCGCGACAAGCTGACCGGCCGCGCCACCGGTTGA
- a CDS encoding prolyl oligopeptidase family serine peptidase: MTFDGTAGAVPYTLLPPASGAGPAPVVVAWHLMDAPCTDAAFAAALPLAGVDAWRLYLGMPWSGRRAYPEGYELSRRDPMMAYADPVVRQATQEFPAAWAELASRFPFAEGPVGIVGGSLGGAVALAVAASGVVPVAAVAVVNAAIRATSLVSLIESMTGEPYAWNDASRAAAARLDFVARAAELPPATLVVSGEEDYPSFRADAADLAAALPRGKLVTVPGLAHPLAERPGDQPAPQLPEAKAVDAAMTDWFATHLGRGDV; this comes from the coding sequence ATGACTTTCGACGGTACGGCCGGTGCGGTCCCGTACACCCTGCTGCCGCCCGCCTCGGGTGCCGGTCCGGCGCCGGTGGTGGTGGCCTGGCACCTGATGGACGCGCCCTGCACCGACGCCGCGTTCGCGGCGGCCCTTCCGCTGGCCGGTGTGGACGCCTGGCGGCTGTACCTGGGCATGCCCTGGTCCGGCAGGCGGGCATACCCGGAGGGCTACGAACTGTCCCGGCGTGACCCGATGATGGCCTACGCCGACCCGGTCGTCCGGCAGGCCACGCAGGAGTTCCCCGCCGCGTGGGCCGAGCTCGCGTCCCGCTTCCCGTTCGCCGAGGGCCCGGTCGGCATCGTCGGTGGTTCGCTCGGCGGGGCGGTCGCCCTTGCGGTCGCGGCGTCCGGCGTGGTGCCGGTGGCCGCCGTCGCGGTCGTCAACGCCGCGATCCGCGCCACGTCGTTGGTGTCGCTGATCGAGTCGATGACCGGCGAACCGTACGCGTGGAACGACGCCTCCCGGGCCGCCGCCGCCCGGCTCGACTTCGTGGCCCGCGCCGCCGAGCTGCCGCCCGCGACCCTGGTGGTCAGCGGCGAGGAGGACTACCCGTCGTTCCGCGCCGACGCCGCCGACCTGGCGGCGGCCCTGCCCCGGGGAAAGCTGGTCACCGTGCCGGGACTGGCCCACCCACTGGCGGAACGGCCGGGGGACCAGCCGGCCCCGCAGCTACCGGAGGCCAAGGCGGTCGACGCCGCGATGACCGACTGGTTCGCCACCCACCTGGGCCGGGGAGACGTGTAA
- a CDS encoding matrixin family metalloprotease, translated as MTHKDPARLPAADVGHSAWRRRLALVVLPLALVAVPGATPANASAPTGPASAAEALTSGLVAGTAATGQAAGKPRGNPRAYKFLSQSKPTDLVARWNPCTPITYRVNLARSRKGALKDVKTALWRVHQATGLRFVYKGTTNVIPFAKPGYSGDYPADTHLVIAWATPGKHSTQIPADAGGLAGMGGSWWTGAYTRTGRPASRITDGFVVLNASMRLPAGFGKGNRNGWQGTRGQLLMHEIGHAIGLDHPRIKDRHEIMSPTMSRKKAVWGAGDINGLRRLGTRGGCLYDENPTEPAGPAAIRVSSLPRQVPADDRHEARALP; from the coding sequence ATGACACACAAGGACCCGGCGCGTCTGCCCGCGGCGGACGTCGGTCACTCCGCGTGGCGCCGCCGGCTCGCCCTCGTGGTGCTGCCGCTGGCCCTCGTCGCCGTCCCTGGTGCCACCCCCGCGAACGCCTCAGCGCCCACCGGTCCCGCCTCGGCCGCCGAGGCCCTGACGAGCGGCCTGGTCGCCGGCACCGCCGCGACCGGCCAGGCGGCGGGCAAGCCGCGCGGCAACCCGCGGGCGTACAAGTTCCTCAGCCAGTCGAAGCCGACGGATCTGGTGGCGCGCTGGAACCCGTGCACGCCCATCACCTACCGGGTCAACCTCGCCCGCTCCCGCAAGGGAGCCTTGAAGGACGTCAAGACCGCCCTGTGGCGCGTCCACCAGGCCACCGGGCTGCGGTTCGTGTACAAGGGCACGACCAATGTCATCCCGTTCGCCAAACCCGGATACTCCGGCGACTACCCCGCCGACACGCACCTGGTCATCGCCTGGGCCACCCCCGGCAAGCACAGCACCCAGATCCCCGCCGACGCCGGTGGCCTGGCCGGCATGGGCGGCTCGTGGTGGACGGGGGCGTACACCCGCACCGGCCGCCCGGCCAGCCGGATCACCGACGGGTTCGTCGTGCTGAACGCGTCGATGCGCCTGCCCGCCGGGTTCGGCAAGGGCAACCGGAACGGCTGGCAGGGCACACGCGGCCAACTGCTCATGCACGAGATCGGGCACGCGATCGGCCTCGACCACCCGAGGATCAAAGACAGGCACGAGATCATGTCGCCGACCATGAGCCGGAAGAAGGCGGTCTGGGGCGCGGGCGACATCAACGGGCTGCGCCGCCTGGGAACCAGGGGCGGCTGCCTGTACGACGAGAACCCCACCGAGCCCGCCGGACCGGCGGCCATCCGGGTGTCCAGCCTGCCGCGCCAGGTCCCGGCCGACGACCGGCATGAGGCGCGCGCCCTGCCCTGA
- a CDS encoding sensor histidine kinase, protein MRGAVAGCAAALAFSLTAIAASWQESSGQLWLDAGMRLWGLVGVVVGTVVWVRAPQPHLGRLMVWAAAVWHLNFLRGVDQPVVAAVGFCGAYAWTAALGHVLYTWPTGRATTRLARLFVPVGYVASIGTQVLVYVVDGPTVPRAFGQPGGRTAAAAVGSVVFAVLAANMIGIMLWRWVRASRMRRRSATPVWTFIVVACATGVAVALVALLDLPRRIEMALMLAAMVTSLPFVPLIHVVQRNRSRTATWRVAQVALREDQPATEEPAPARLERSLAEAVGDPTLRLLYPAPGGGYVDGAGKHLPELPGDGSGRAVTPVERRGRLMAVIEHDEALHNESTVAEAAGAAAGLALENAHLYATLHAQIDQLHDSRHRIATSALAERRRIQRDLHDGAQQELFAVLVLLDMARRASDPEAATGMAHRAHRQLGDAIASLRLLTEGIYPATLVEHGLTPAVESLVDRAPLPVTVDTSAGRHQPDIEITAYFVVAEALGNVYKHANATQVHVSIRCRDGSLVLRIADDGRGDADPDGTGLRALADRVATVGGTLTITAGEAGGTVVVADFPLRQPCLHVRGEQPCTS, encoded by the coding sequence GTGCGAGGCGCCGTCGCCGGATGCGCGGCGGCGCTGGCGTTCAGCCTCACCGCGATCGCGGCGTCGTGGCAGGAGTCGTCGGGCCAGCTCTGGCTGGACGCGGGGATGCGCCTGTGGGGACTGGTCGGCGTGGTGGTCGGCACGGTGGTGTGGGTCCGCGCGCCGCAACCCCACCTCGGCCGGTTGATGGTCTGGGCGGCCGCGGTGTGGCACCTCAACTTCCTGCGCGGGGTGGATCAGCCGGTGGTCGCCGCCGTGGGCTTCTGCGGTGCGTACGCCTGGACCGCCGCCCTCGGGCACGTGCTTTACACCTGGCCGACCGGCCGGGCCACCACCCGGCTGGCGCGGCTGTTCGTCCCGGTCGGTTACGTCGCGTCGATCGGGACGCAGGTGCTGGTGTACGTGGTCGACGGCCCGACGGTTCCGCGGGCGTTCGGGCAGCCGGGCGGTCGGACGGCCGCCGCGGCGGTTGGCAGCGTGGTGTTCGCGGTCCTCGCGGCGAACATGATCGGGATCATGCTGTGGCGTTGGGTACGGGCCAGCCGGATGCGGCGCCGATCCGCGACACCAGTCTGGACGTTCATCGTCGTGGCCTGCGCGACGGGCGTCGCGGTCGCGCTGGTGGCGCTGCTCGACCTGCCCCGCCGTATCGAGATGGCGTTGATGCTGGCCGCCATGGTGACCAGCCTGCCGTTCGTCCCGCTCATTCACGTCGTGCAGCGCAACCGCAGCCGCACCGCGACGTGGCGGGTGGCCCAGGTGGCGCTGCGGGAGGACCAGCCGGCCACCGAGGAACCCGCACCGGCCCGCCTGGAACGCTCCCTGGCCGAGGCGGTCGGCGACCCGACGCTGCGGCTGCTGTACCCGGCGCCCGGCGGCGGGTACGTCGACGGCGCCGGGAAACACCTGCCGGAACTGCCCGGAGACGGCTCGGGCCGGGCGGTCACCCCGGTCGAACGCCGGGGCCGCCTCATGGCGGTCATCGAACACGACGAAGCCCTGCACAACGAAAGCACCGTCGCCGAGGCCGCCGGGGCCGCCGCCGGCCTGGCCCTGGAGAACGCCCACCTGTACGCGACACTGCACGCCCAGATCGACCAGCTGCACGATTCCCGGCACCGCATCGCCACCAGCGCCCTCGCCGAACGCCGACGCATCCAGCGCGACCTGCACGACGGCGCCCAGCAGGAACTCTTCGCCGTCCTGGTGCTGCTCGACATGGCCCGCCGCGCGTCCGATCCGGAAGCCGCCACGGGCATGGCGCACCGGGCGCACCGGCAGCTCGGCGACGCGATCGCGTCCCTGCGGCTGCTCACCGAGGGCATCTACCCGGCGACCCTGGTCGAGCACGGCCTGACGCCCGCCGTGGAAAGCCTCGTCGACCGGGCGCCGCTGCCCGTCACCGTGGACACCTCCGCGGGCCGCCACCAGCCGGACATCGAGATCACCGCGTACTTCGTGGTGGCCGAGGCGCTGGGCAACGTCTACAAGCACGCGAACGCCACACAGGTGCACGTGTCCATCCGGTGCCGCGACGGCAGTCTCGTGCTCCGGATCGCCGACGACGGCCGCGGCGACGCCGACCCGGACGGCACGGGCCTGCGCGCGCTCGCCGACCGGGTCGCCACGGTCGGGGGCACCCTCACGATCACCGCCGGTGAGGCCGGTGGCACGGTCGTCGTGGCCGACTTCCCGTTACGCCAACCCTGTCTTCACGTGCGAGGGGAGCAGCCGTGCACGTCGTGA